A stretch of Cicer arietinum cultivar CDC Frontier isolate Library 1 chromosome 5, Cicar.CDCFrontier_v2.0, whole genome shotgun sequence DNA encodes these proteins:
- the LOC101505314 gene encoding chlorophyll a-b binding protein P4, chloroplastic, with product MTTVTTQASAAIFRPCASKSRFLTGSSGKLNREVAIRPIGFSPSASFKVEAKKGEWLPGLSSPGYLTGSLPGDNGFDPLALAEDPENLKWFVQAELVNGRWAMLGVAGMLLPEVFTNIGIINVPKWYDAGKEEYFASSSTLFVIEFILFHYVEIRRWQDIKNPGSVNQDPIFKQYSLPPNEVGYPGGIFNPLNFAPTLEAKEKELANGRLAMLAFLGFIVQHNVTGKGPFDNLLQHLSDPWHNTIIQTLSGN from the exons ATGACCACCGTTACAACACAGGCTTCTGCGGCCATTTTCCGGCCATGTGCTTCGAAATCGAGGTTCCTTACCGGATCATCCGGTAAACTGAACAGAGAAGTGGCTATTAGACCAATTGGTTTTTCTCCTTCTGCCTCTTTTAAGGTTGAAGCCAAGAAAGGAGAGTGGTTACCTGGATTGTCCTCCCCAGGTTACCTCACTGGCAG TCTTCCTGGTGACAATGGGTTTGATCCATTGGCACTTGCTGAGGATCCAGAGAACTTGAAATGGTTTGTTCAAGCTGAGCTTGTGAATGGACGTTGGGCCATGTTGGGTGTTGCAGGGATGTTACTCCCTGAGGTATTCACCAATATTGGAATTATCAATGTTCCAAAATGGTATGATGCTGGGAAAGAAGAGTACTTTGCTTCATCTTCAACCCTCTTTGTGATTGAGTTCATTCTGTTCCATTATGTTGAGATAAGAAGATGGCAAGACATTAAGAACCCTGGTAGTGTTAACCAAGATCCTATCTTCAAGCAATACAGCTTGCCTCCAAATGAGGTTGGATACCCCGGTGGCATTTTTAACCCCTTGAACTTTGCACCAACTTTGGAGGCTAAAGAGAAGGAACTTGCCAATG GGAGATTGGCAATGTTGGCATTTTTGGGATTTATAGTTCAGCACAACGTGACAGGCAAAGGACCATTTGATAACCTCTTGCAGCACCTTTCTGATCCATGGCACAACACCATTATTCAAACACTGAGTGGCAACTAA